Within Telopea speciosissima isolate NSW1024214 ecotype Mountain lineage chromosome 8, Tspe_v1, whole genome shotgun sequence, the genomic segment gattttgatccgGTATACTTGTTTAATGCATATCAGGTATGTGACTAGATTGTTGGAGCCCTGGAGAATGCTGGGCTGTAAACATGTGTTGTTCAGTTTCTCAGCCTTGAAATGGATATGCGGATGCTATGGATTCCAATAAGTTGATAGAATTCAATGAATCACCTCCTTCTTGTTGTTAGTATTGGCAAATAGCAATCTCAACTTCAAGTACTGTCATTGCCTGATGaatcctttcttctctttctgattacaaaataataaaaagcaaAACCTCCCAAAACAAGAAGAACCAATCCATCAAGGATCCCTCCCATGACCAAGAGCAAATTTTTCAGTCTAGAACTCTTCCGATGATTCTTACCAATTCCCTTGGGAACTTTAACCAAATAATAACTCAACCCAACTCCCCTGTCAACCTGTTTCATTCCACTAACCAGCCCATAAAGGaagcatccacctgcagaatatAATGCAGCAACACATGAACAATTGGCCAAGCAAGAGCTCGAACATGAATCTTTACTAATGTTATAAATTTGATTGTTACTCATCAGATTACTACTGATACCCTTTAACTCCACCATCTCCACAGGGCCAGTGCTGACATTGCAGAATTCACTTGAAAATTCCTCACTACAATCAGATCCCAGACTGGGATTAAGACCTTCTCTTGATCCTGAAATTTCGATACAGGTACAGCTGTTGGACGGGGTATTACAAATACTATAGGGTTTACATGCTTGAGGAAGATCACATGTTCTATTCAGTGCTTGATAGGAGGCCTCAAACTTCCTCTTATCAACTGAATAATAATAGAGTCCCAagtttcctgttttgttattCAGTGCTAAGAATCTCACCGGTTCATATCTTGTCGGTGAAATTTGAGCAATTCTTCGATGTCTAACATTGAAGAGCTTCAATCCTGTCGATCCTAACTCAGCAAAAGCACTGTTTTGGCTTTTCGAAGGCCTGAATTCCCAGTAAGGATACTTCCAAGTGCCAGAATTCAAGTATAAAGCTATCTTGTTGTTTTGAACTTCCAAAGAGTAAGAGTTCAACTCTGATGAGTTGGTTGAGAAAGAAGTAAGGTGAGCAGAGGCCTTGAGTACTTGGCTCCAGAGCATCACATCTGTGGGGAAGTCAAAACTCTGCCACTTGATATTGTTCATTGCATCAGCTAGAACAAGATTGCCTGTGATTAGTAACTGTAACCTCTGCttcaaaagaagggaaagaaagatgaTTCAAAATGATTGACAAATACCAGGTCATGACAGTAATTGCTTAAATGGATTATTTGGATTTGGATGTTTATTATCCACATATGCTTAAATCACATGGTCATTGATCAAGAATCGGAACTGAGACTAGCCATAAATTACACTGAGTTAGTTAAAATCAAGATACTAAGATGGTGAAATCACCTATCTTGACCATCTAACAACTTGAAATTAAGTAGAACCTTATAGTCGATATTTTTTTAACAAGTAATCACCTTCCTCAGTCTGTATCTGATAATTCTTTTACCTTCTAATTGACATGCTTTGTGTTTATATGATTCTACTAAGGCTGCATTTCTTTCAACTTATAATATTTCACTGTGaaataataattatttatttaaaaattttcttatatatttttctctcatatgtggattttttaatttttaacttttttttgttgcaaGGCTACCAAGAGTACCAATGATCAAGATACCATCATTCTTTTTGGGATAACAGgatctgaattttgaaatggatttttttttttttttacaaactATTGTATTGCATTTCAATAAACTATTTTCTCCTTTCTAATccttatatttttatattaattttcaacaaaaacctagaaaatatttttcagGCAAAAAAATGCAGGCTAAGAGAAACATTTACATGCCAACTAATATGCAGagtcattcatttttttttttttttttaggtgaatgaaaaaaagaatccAAAATAATTTTGCTTGGGATCTTTTTCCAAGTGTTAAATTGGTGGTTTCCATTAACCtaacttttttccttcttggattttatttatgaaagTTGGTTGGGGTAGGGTAGCATAATTCAAATTTCTATAATGCAACTACTAATAAGTAACACTCTTTTATTCTAATTTATAAGATCTTTCCACTGTTGCTACTAGCTAGTCATATATAGGTTTCCACCATAAATCTATGAGACATAACCAGTAATCAATCTTTAGCCTATCCAAAGAGTGCAAAACTGAGTCATAAAGCACATTTAATGGTCTAATTAGGATCAAAATTTCCATAAAAATACAACATTCTAAGGAATGGCCAATACAATATATGCATTTAAATAAGTTCCTTTGAATTCTTTGCTCTACAGCACTTTTGTTGCAAGAATGCTTTCTGGTTCACTAcctaatttaccaaaaaaaaatttcataaaatgaaaggaattttttaattttaattttaattttaatttttatggttAAGAGATGGGACTGTGAACTGTTGGATTGGAATCCATCTATCCAACACCCACAAAAATTCCCATCCAACAGTCTACAGCAGGAGACTTAAACATaatagggatttttttttcttcttttttggggttgattgAACGAGTCAACTCAGTGGAATCCATATTAACATTTTACCTCCACACCTTCTCCAGAAGTATTAGTTCTCCACCCAACTCTTCTCCTCGCACCCATCAACCGCAACTCTCCATCTTTCCTCAGCTCCAAAACGCATCTCTGCGACGGGTAAAACGGCGAAAAGTGGCCGGAACTCCACACCTTTGTGTCACCAAGAAACACTTGCAGAGAACACGAATACCTCTTCAGATTATTCATGGCTTCCACGCTCAACGCAGCCCTGAAATTAGGTTCACTGTTGCCAATCTCCAAAATAAAAGCTTTTCCTTTGAAACCCTCGTTGAATTCAAGAGGAACTGGGACTGTGACACTGTAACCGATTGGAATATCGGATTTAGAAGCACAGCCAGAGAAGAAGCAGACGAGAAGGGTCAGTGTAAGTTGGTAGAACTCCATTTTTGGATTTTTCGAGTTCGAGATGTTCGATGGAATGCCTGAGGGATTTGGGGGAATGTGAAGGTGACGGTGAACAGGAAAGGTGGCCATGAGTGCGGAGTGTGGTGTCTCTATCGTCCCACACTCCCACCCACTGTTGAAGACGAATAATTATAGTATGACCTATGGGAGGACGAAATTCCTATCCATCTACTTGTGCttgaaaatgtgaaaaaaaaaacaaagttttaTGGAAGTGTAATGGTTTCCTTTCAAAGAATCCTTCTTGTATGAATCTATAACTACTATGTGATAGCTCAAATTAAGCTCAAATTGTTTACATAGGTAGTGTTCAATGTCTTCCATTCATATGTGTCAATTTTAACTCAAAACAACAGGGCGTGAAAAAAATTGTGACAGGGTTTTGTGAgcgagtgagagagagaaacacaCTAATGAGGAGTGACGAAACGATTTCAAACATAGGGGGTAAAGAGATAttttcatatgaggagagaCATAGAGAGATAGGGCGCTATATTGTAGAAAAATGTAAACTTAAAACGAttgagaaaagaataaaaatcacAAACATTAATCACACAGTCATGCACAAAGATTTGTGTGATTTGATAAAATTGCATGTGTACGGTGATATGAAATTTGTTTCACTATCATTAGAGAATATGATTATAGTTGCTTAGTCTTCACAGTTCTCTCAGATTGAttacgaaaaaaaaaaccatttgttTAATCTTGTGTGGCAGATTCCATTCTACCCGGGTGGCTAAACAAACTTAGGAATAGAAAGGATGAAACTTTCATACTCTCTAAGGTAATGGTAACAGACTAACAGCCTAACATGACGGTGTGGATTGATGGAACTTGGAAAGTCCATTCACTTTTCTTAATTCTTTTTTGTTGTGATATGGTGTTGTCTGGTGAGTGTTGCTTAAATTCCCTGCCAAATGCCCAACCACTGTCCACTGAAGAGGAATCTTGGGGTGGTACCAGTGTCTATGATTAtgaggtgggacccacatacctaCCATCTTCGACTCCGTATATATAGATTAGGTGGGGGCCATGTTGGAAAAACAAAAGCATATTAAATAGGGACCAATTGGTTAGGTCTGGGTAGTATCATTGATCGATGTTGGTGATGCTAGAGTAACCAATTGGTTGCTACCACGTGTCCCGCATGTGTTCTCTGCTGACATGCACCCGCACGCCTGGCTGATGCAGACTAATTACtaactttttttaattaattaatttttagcTGGTGGTCGAGTAGCTCTGTATAAGCTGGAGGGCCAATGAGAGACATTGGTATCTGATTGTCTGATCGCCGATATTACACGGTTTCGAAGGTGATCGATATCATACGGCCTATCGTATCAATGAAACAGTACGGATAAAAagtaaaacaattaaaaacatttcatttttttagaaaaatcaaGGGTAAATTTGTTGGATAGGATCGATTCGTGTTGATACCAtattgatatcgtatcgattttgaaGGTGATTGATACCTAATTTGATACCATACATTAAAACCATGGAGCATCAATATGGAcggaaattttttattttacaagaGTGGAACAGTAATTTTCCATGAatcctgtgtctaggcatgCAATCagacaacattttttttttccttaatataaTTTTGAGTTAGCTTATTTACTTTCACTGTTTAGGAATCGGATTGATTCGTATCACAAGCgtgatacatttttttttaatgaaaaaatggTGCTTTAATCTGAAACCTAATCGATATGGTCCAATAGAGTCGATACATATCGGTGTcggtatcaatatcgatattttggcatatatcaATACTGTGAGCTAAATCCATGTTTACTTTAGTCTTAAGCACCTTATTGAGTTTGTTGTGCGTAAAAGTGTGACTAGGGAGCAATGTATTGAATTCATGTCTTTTGAGAAAGTATAGTTCTGGCCATTAGATTGGAATCATCGAATTCTTATAGTTTTTGAGGCCCTTAAAACCTATTGGAAAACTTAACTGATTAAACAAGATGTCTCTTAAACTTTAGTTAAATAGGCAGTCCATTTGCCAAGGCCAACAAAGAAATGTTCtttttgaaaccaaaaaatcaaaatcttcAAGTTCGTTCAGACCACTAGGTGTTAGACGCCTATGCCTTTTGTTGATTGTATGTCATGTtcgattgcccttcctttttgCCTCATCTGTAGAATCTACCATTCCATAATCAAAAGAATAAAAGGGCAAAAGTTCTCTGTGCAGCAGCGCAGGCTGCTACCTCTAGACACATGGGCTGCCCATTAGGTCTATAATAGACCACCACTTTGGCGGTAGATAGTTTTTTCCAAGCGGTTCCACTCTATCCCAAAATTTCTGGTTGACATCAGGTAGTCCATTCTTGACAACTTTCACTTTACTTCAAGTAGCCCTCTTCTAGGTAGTCCTTTCCGTGACATGGAACCTGACACTGATACCAAAAAGAATgatagaaa encodes:
- the LOC122670708 gene encoding PAN domain-containing protein At5g03700-like — protein: MATFPVHRHLHIPPNPSGIPSNISNSKNPKMEFYQLTLTLLVCFFSGCASKSDIPIGYSVTVPVPLEFNEGFKGKAFILEIGNSEPNFRAALSVEAMNNLKRYSCSLQVFLGDTKVWSSGHFSPFYPSQRCVLELRKDGELRLMGARRRVGWRTNTSGEGVERLQLLITGNLVLADAMNNIKWQSFDFPTDVMLWSQVLKASAHLTSFSTNSSELNSYSLEVQNNKIALYLNSGTWKYPYWEFRPSKSQNSAFAELGSTGLKLFNVRHRRIAQISPTRYEPVRFLALNNKTGNLGLYYYSVDKRKFEASYQALNRTCDLPQACKPYSICNTPSNSCTCIEISGSREGLNPSLGSDCSEEFSSEFCNVSTGPVEMVELKGISSNLMSNNQIYNISKDSCSSSCLANCSCVAALYSAGGCFLYGLVSGMKQVDRGVGLSYYLVKVPKGIGKNHRKSSRLKNLLLVMGGILDGLVLLVLGGFAFYYFVIRKRRKDSSGNDST